A stretch of the Arvicola amphibius chromosome 8, mArvAmp1.2, whole genome shotgun sequence genome encodes the following:
- the LOC119821795 gene encoding LOW QUALITY PROTEIN: forkhead box protein H1-like (The sequence of the model RefSeq protein was modified relative to this genomic sequence to represent the inferred CDS: inserted 1 base in 1 codon), with protein MSCNTSLQRPPKAESFPKRKKKRYLRHDKPPFTYLAMIALVIQAAPFRRLKLAQIIRQVQAMFPFFRDDYEGWKDSILHNLSSNRCFRKVPKDPAKPQAKGNFWAVDLSLIPAEALRLQNTALCRRWQTRGTRRAFVKDLSPYVLHAXPYRPPSPPPPSRDGFSIQSLLADPGKESTWPQQPALAGQSSSAQAGTSSKGEEEMCTAPRDSTEKPLWPHRSLPGPTRIERETSQGEVIRPSLSPEQGTWPVHLLQGSHDPMEMSSRGCRASLWGQLPTSYLPIYTPNVVVPLATLPPISCPQCPSSTSPASLWSLAGLIWA; from the exons ATGTCTTGCAACACCTCTCTTCAGAGGCCTCCAAAGGCAGAGTCTTTcccaaagaggaagaagaagagatacCTGCGTCATGACAAGCCCCCCTTCACCTACTTGGCCATGATCGCTCTGGTAATTCAGGCAGCACCTTTCCGCAGGCTGAAGCTGGCCCAGATCATCCGTCAGGTCCAGGCAATGTTCCCCTTCTTCAGGGACGACTACGAAGGCTGGAAGGACTCCATCCTCCACAACCTTTCCTCTAACCGGTGCTTCCGGAAGGTGCCCAAGGACCCTGCAAAGCCCCAGGCTAAGGGCAACTTCTGGGCGGTGGACTTGAGCCTGATCCCAGCAGAGGCGCTGCGCCTTCAGAACACTGCTCTGTGCCGGCGATGGCAGACCCGGGGCACACGCAGAGCTTTCGTCAAGGACCTGAGCCCCTACGTGCTCCACG GGCCTTACCGGCCGCCCAGCCCCCCACCACCATCCAGGGACGGTTTCAGCATCCAGTCCCTGCTAGCAGACCCCGGGAAAGAATCAACATGGCCCCAGCAGCCTGCGCTAGCTGGACAGAGCAGTTCAGCTCAGGCAGGTACCAGCTCtaagggggaagaagagatgtGTACTGCGCCCCGTGACTCCACTGAGAAGCCTCTGTGGCCCCACCGCTCCCTTCCTGGGCCCACAAGAATAGAGAGGGAGACTTCCCAAGGGGAAGTCATCAGGCCTTCTCTTTCCCCAGAGCAAGGCACCTGGCCAGTCCACTTACTTCAGGGTTCCCATGATCCCATGGAGATGTCCAGCAGGGGGTGCAGAGCTTCCCTGTGGGGACAGCTACCCACTTCTTATTTGCCCATCTACACTCCCAATGTAGTGGTGCCCTTGGCCACACTACCTCCCATCTCTTGTCCCCAGTGCCCGTCTTCAACCagtccagcttctttat